aatcacACATAGTGACTGTTTTttagtatgtaaaaaataacatgacaATTATTCCAAATACCTAGATGCTACATCTTGACGCGGTCCCGCGTAATATCCGTTCGAATTCAAAGCCGTCAGTTGACGACGGATGACGGACGACGCCGACTCCCGACGACGGACGAAGCCGACGGACGACGCCGACGCCCGACGACGAACGACGCCGACGCCCGACTTGAATTATTGATTCGCCCACACCTCTGACCGGTCCTAGACCCTTCAGTCTTATGATCCTCTCCGTACGCGAACGAGCTCTGCCGACAGCATTCTTCGTGACGCTTACACCGACCACTTTTTATGCACCAAAACCACACCTCCTTACTCAACACACCAGCACTCCTTTGGAAACGATAAATTAGTAATACCGAAAAACAgtgagttattatttttttttttaccaattatttgtGCTGTTTTTACTCTTTTATCCCCTTCAAGCTTCAACGACGCGGCAGTTCCAGGTACACGTCACTAGCTCTCCGAAAAAGAAATACCGGTAAGTGAAACATCTTATTACCTTACCCCTAACTACCACCATCAATTTCCCATTGTGCGACTAACAAAAACCTTCCCGAAACCACATGACGAAAACGAGGTTTGCAGGCTATACAGGAAAACCGTCGTTACGTAACATAACCTCAAAGAACGTAATGATAGCCGTGCCACGTGATTTACGGACGCACCGACTTCACCGCGCGCGACGCTGCAAGTACACGGGGAATAGAATCATAAAGAATTGAGAAATAGGGATATGGATGTCTCATCCgtttctttattatctatgagtaaaatatttaggaaCGCTATAGCGTGATATGGTCGTATACACCACCACCAGCAGCGATTGCGGTGGCACCGGAAGAAGAAGAAGGCCACCTACTAACCCAACTCAAACGGCcactacaaaaacaataaccgAAACGCTCGAACGAGAATTATTTTCACGTTTCGGATACAACCGCGTGTGTCTAAGCAACAACGGACCCCAATTCGGTGCAAACGACATGCGCAACACGATCGAGCGGTGGAGAGCCGAGGACTGGACAACTCTGGTATATTACCTGAGAGCCAACCCTGTCGAACGGCGCAACCAAGAAATAAAAAGGTCTACACGCGTTACTCACCGACGGTAATCACAACACATGGGTCTCAAAAATACCCccatattattttcgattagGAATAGACGCAACGACCAGACAGGATACCCTCCCTCGGTACTCGTCCTCGGCAGAGAGAGCAAACGGCCGGGTGACTTGGCACTGACTCGGACAACAGACAGCccgatagaaaaataaatatggacAGGGAAAAACGCGAAAAGGACGTACTGGAAATACCACTTAGCTGAAGCAGGTGACCAGACGTACTCCAAATTCAAAACAGGTGACGCTGTGTAGTGTGTACCTACTACAAAGCGCACCACCTGTCAAAAGCACATACACAATTTCACGCCGGTTTCGCACCGAAATGGTGGAGACCAGGAAAACTACACATACGCTTAGGCAAAAACGTATTCCTCACGGACCAACAACTAACACGCAGAATGCACGTGTCATGCCTCAAACGCGCGACATCCGCAGCGCACCCCCTTCCCGACACCACCGCAAACGCTTTATAGCATgtcgtaatatttttgttatcatttgtTTTCTCCCGCAGGTAACACAGCCAATATCAAAAACATACTGACATGGACGACCAGAATACTACGGCTACCAACCCCCCCGAGCAAGCGGCAGAACCTGATCAGCAGTTACTCCGGGCGGCCAGCCCAGAGACTGActtccgccgccgccgcccgaGAACGGCCAGGATGTCAACGGGCGCAGGGATGCGTAGATCCTATAACCAAGTCTCCCAAGGAGTGACAGGCGCGAATCCCATACCCGCGGAAGCCGACATGCCCCGTAGCCCTAGACGACCCGCAGCCAATCACAcagcaaatattaataacgataACGAAATAGACGGCCGGCGTACAACTGCCACAAATCAACCGCAACAAGCGGCAGAACAGCCGACAGTCAGCCAGCAGTTACTCTGTGCGCCCAGCGCGGAGACACGCCGCCGCAGCCGCTTTACAACGATCCGGATATCAACACGCGGAGGGATGCATAGACGCCGGAGCCTGAGCCCGGAGCCGGTAATGAGGCAACCCAACGCCCATGGGGGGGGCGACCGCCCGGTGGTCTCCCAAGGAGTGACGACCATAAATCAACCCCAACAAACGGCAGAACAGCCGGCAATCAGCCAGCGGTTACTCTGGGCGGCCGAAGAGGAGACACGCCGCCGCAGCCGCTCTACAATGATGCGGATATCAACACTGCAGATGAATAGAGTCCAGAACCTGGGCCCGGATCCGGTATTGTGGGAATACTACGTCAATGAGGGAGACGACCGCCCGATGTTCTCCGAAGTAGTGGCGGGCACGAATCCCACACCCACGGAAGCCGACAGGCCGCGGAGCCCTAGACGCTATCCACAGCTGGCTGAAATTTCGCGACCGCGTCCGATCCCACTGATCGAGCGACGTTGGTTCCGACCACCTCTCCTCTCGCTGATCCCGCTCGCGTCCAACGACTCAGAACAACCGCCAGACCGACACCAGCCGCACCAACACCAACAGCACCCAGAGTTGCCAGATCAATAACAACAACTACTTGAccgcaaaaattatttataattaatgaataataatcaaaaataacttaaactcattaataaaataattgtagttgaaaatattaatcaatagattttttcttttgtaggtacctatcactCAATTAGTAGTgtgaagtaggtataattatacctatttaattgcACCTGATAATTGTACCCGTCAATCttttatacacaaattatcattatgtacatttattttttaatttgtaggtaCTACAACTACTTCTACTACttgattattacaaaataataactgatgtttttatgttattttcattttaaatatcaaaggAATCAAAACAACtagtttatagatatattcttGAAAAGAAATCTTGATTATGATAAATCACTAGCATCTATTGGCTATTAAGACattaagtaagtataaaactattaataattaatactagtattaataatcaatgatttataataaagctaTTCTATGAGATTTTAGTGCATCATTAGCATCTATAATCggtatcaaatatcaatagaTATTGCACCAAGATTttagaaaagtaaaaataaattataatattagatagtgTCTAGTTTgacaatatactatagtaggtataagttgctggtaaaattttattttacatagctttacacaaaaaaatgattttatttaactatagatTAAATgatacgtttttttatttctaaagatAACGCCAATATCCATAATGTTATAACTTCAGAGTTCAGTTTATAATCCATATGACTATCCAATATTCATGCGTTGAATTAatc
The DNA window shown above is from Aphis gossypii isolate Hap1 chromosome 2, ASM2018417v2, whole genome shotgun sequence and carries:
- the LOC114128987 gene encoding uncharacterized protein LOC114128987, with the protein product MDDQNTTATNPPEQAAEPDQQLLRAASPETDFRRRRPRTARMSTGAGMRRSYNQVSQGVTGANPIPAEADMPRSPRRPAANHTANINNDNEIDGRRTTATNQPQQAAEQPTVSQQLLCAPSAETRRRSRFTTIRISTRGGMHRRRSLSPEPVMRQPNAHGGGDRPVVSQGVTTINQPQQTAEQPAISQRLLWAAEEETRRRSRSTMMRISTLQMNRVQNLGPDPVLWEYYVNEGDDRPMFSEVVAGTNPTPTEADRPRSPRRYPQLAEISRPRPIPLIERRWFRPPLLSLIPLASNDSEQPPDRHQPHQHQQHPELPDQ